Proteins from one Impatiens glandulifera chromosome 2, dImpGla2.1, whole genome shotgun sequence genomic window:
- the LOC124926305 gene encoding light-harvesting complex-like protein 3 isotype 2, chloroplastic — translation MSMALFSSPPTQLTTFPPSSSSVQTHLSLKPSLFPTLRSNKRKLLLVCSIATENGSGGTISAAAVEEQKIPEAPAPVSESDDGNLGGNGSAAKGVLKFEDPKWVRGTWDLVQFQKDGKTNWDSVIDAEAKRRKWLEDNPESTNNDDIVVFDTSIIPWWAWVKRFHLPEAELLNGRAAMVGFFMAYFVDSLTGVGLVDQMGNFFCKSLLFVSVVGVLLVRKNEDFDNLKKLFEETTFYDKQWQATWQDETISTSKKD, via the exons ATGTCCATGGCTCTTTTCTCATCTCCTCCGACCCAACTCACAACCTTTCCTCCATCTTCCTCTTCTGTACAAACCCACTTATCTCTCAAGCCTTCACTTTTCCCCACTCTAAGATCCAACAAGAGGAAGCTTCTCCTAGTTTGCTCCATAGCCACCGAAAATGGCTCCGGAGGAACCATCTCTGCCGCCGCCGTCGAGGAACAGAAGATCCCAGAAGCTCCCGCGCCTGTTTCGGAGTCCGACGATGGTAATTTGGGGGGAAATGGGTCAGCCGCGAAGGGTGTATTGAAGTTTGAAGACCCTAAGTGGGTAAGAGGGACATGGGATTTGGTTCAATTTCAGAAAGATGGGAAGACCAATTGGGATTCTGTTATTGATGCTG AGGCGAAGAGGAGAAAATGGCTGGAAGACAACCCTGAATCAACGAATAACGACGACATTGTTGTTTTCGACACATCAATCATCCCATGGTGGGCATGGGTAAAAAGATTCCATCTTCCCGAGGCTGAATTGCTCAATG GTCGGGCTGCAATGGTGGGGTTCTTTATGGCTTATTTTGTTGATAGTTTAACTGGAGTGGGTCTAGTAGATCAAATGGGAAATTTCTTCTGCAAATCGCTCTTGTTCGTTTCTGTAGTGGGCGTGCTTCTAGTTAGGAAGAACGAAGACTTTGATAACCTAAAGAAGCTTTTTGAAGAAACCACATTCTATGACAAACAATGGCAAGCAACTTGGCAGGATGAGACCATTTCCACCTCTAAAAAGGACTGA
- the LOC124927398 gene encoding diphthamide biosynthesis protein 3: protein MAYDQVEIEDFTWNEELQSFTYPCPCGDLFQITKEDLKLGEEIANCPSCSLYLIVIYNMEDFIGDSDQKSKNNKEPVKQQPVSVA, encoded by the coding sequence ATGGCTTACGATCAAGTAGAGATCGAAGACTTTACATGGAACGAAGAGCTTCAATCCTTCACCTACCCATGTCCTTGCGGCGATTTGTTCCAAATTACAAAGGAAGATCTTAAACTCGGTGAGGAGATCGCCAATTGCCCTAGTTGCTCTCTCTATTTAATTGTAATCTACAATATGGAAGATTTCATCGGCGATTCTGATCAGAAATCGAAGAACAATAAGGAGCCGGTAAAGCAACAGCCTGTATCTGTCGCTTGA
- the LOC124926362 gene encoding xanthotoxin 5-hydroxylase CYP82C2-like, whose protein sequence is MEFLQQLLLQVMIVLIFILLGFIHFRWFSKFMNKNKRKAPPQPAGAWPIIGHIPLLLGGKNLTHRILSKMADNFGSVFSLRMGFHETVVINDCEVAKECFTTNDKIFSTRPKSLSFKLLTYDQTVIAFAPYGPNWRAMRKFVVLNLLTAHRLHMLRHVRFSEIDFFIKSLYQQWDHGNGSGSGKILVEFKETFQDMSSNIITRIIAGKRYAGTNSEESKQCQNAITKIFNLLGLFLVSDAIPSLGWVDILNGNCAKMKRAAKEIDEILVRWLKEHREKRLTGCIEDEDNDLIHLMLSDLQDGDLATVDIDTDTVLKSTCLAMILGGNDTISVSMTWVLCFILNNKDVLCKAQEELDTHVGRNRVVEESDIKNLVYLQAIFKESMRLQPTFPLLLVREAMEDCNLGGFEIPAGTHLLVNIWKIHRDPSVWSEPLEFKPERFLTQEKNIDMGWKNFELLPFGSGRRMCPGITFSQQVMYLGMARLLQGFELDTIDGLSVDMTESPGFSVPKANPLKVLISPRLLRDLYM, encoded by the exons ATGGAATTTCTCCAACAGCTTCTTCTTCAAGTGATGATAGTTCTTATCTTCATTCTTTTAGGGTTCATCCATTTCCGGTGGTTTTCAAAATTcatgaacaaaaacaaaagaaaagcaCCACCTCAACCCGCCGGTGCTTGGCCAATCATAGGTCACATCCCTCTTCTTCTCGGCGGAAAGAACTTAACCCACAGAATCTTAAGCAAAATGGCCGACAATTTCGGTTCTGTCTTTTCTCTCCGTATGGGTTTTCACGAAACCGTCGTTATTAACGATTGTGAAGTCGCTAAAGAATGTTTCACAACCAATGACAAAATCTTCTCCACCCGACCCAAGAGTTTGTCTTTCAAGCTATTGACCTATGACCAGACCGTGATTGCATTCGCTCCTTATGGACCCAATTGGCGCGCCATGCGCAAGTTTGTCGTGCTTAACCTCCTCACTGCCCATCGGTTACATATGTTGAGACATGTTCGATTCTCTGAGATTGATTTCTTCATCAAGAGTCTATACCAACAATGGGATCATGGAAATGGATCAGGGAGTGGAAAGATTTTAGTTGAATTCAAGGAGACGTTTCAAGACATGTCTTCTAATATAATTACGAGAATTATCGCGGGGAAACGCTACGCAGGAACCAATAGCGAGGAATCGAAACAATGTCAAAATGCTATAACGAAGATCTTTAATTTACTCGGGTTATTCTTAGTTTCGGATGCCATCCCTTCCCTCGGTTGGGTTGATATACTTAATGGAAATTGTGCTAAAATGAAGAGAGCTGCGAAAGAGATTGACGAGATTCTCGTGAGATGGCTAAAGGAACATCGAGAGAAGAGGCTTACAGGGTGTATTGAAGACGAGGATAATGACTTGATTCATCTTATGTTGTCTGACTTACAAGATGGTGATCTTGCTACCGTAGACATTGACACTGACACTGTCCTTAAATCCACTTGTTTG GCCATGATTCTAGGTGGAAATGATACGATATCGGTTAGTATGACATGGGTACTGTGTTTCATTTTGAACAACAAAGACGTGTTGTGCAAAGCACAAGAAGAGCTGGACACGCATGTGGGAAGGAATCGTGTAGTAGAAGAATCGGATATAAAGAACCTTGTCTATCTACAAGCTATTTTTAAGGAAAGTATGCGATTACAGCCAACATTCCCTTTGTTGCTAGTACGTGAAGCAATGGAAGATTGCAACCTAGGAGGTTTTGAGATTCCGGCTGGAACACACCTGCTTGTTAATATTTGGAAGATACATCGCGACCCAAGTGTTTGGTCGGAACCACTAGAATTCAAGCCGGAGAGATTTCTAACTCAAGAGAAAAATATTGACATGGGATGGAAGAATTTTGAACTTTTACCATTTGGGAGTGGAAGGAGGATGTGCCCTGGAATAACCTTCTCACAACAAGTAATGTACTTGGGCATGGCAAGACTACTTCAAGGGTTTGAATTGGACACCATTGATGGATTGTCGGTTGACATGACTGAAAGTCCAGGTTTTAGCGTTCCAAAAGCTAACCCCTTGAAGGTCTTGATTAGCCCTCGCCTATTGCGCGATCTCTATATGTAA